From Neobacillus sp. PS2-9, the proteins below share one genomic window:
- a CDS encoding flotillin family protein, with translation MEFSIIWVIIGIVALILIALIGVFITKYRTAGPDEALIITGSFLGNGSVHVDESGNKIKIIRGGGSFILPVFQQAKPISLLSSKLEVTTPEVYTEQGVPVMADGVAIIKIGGSISEIATAAEQFLGKPKEDRENEAREVLEGHLRSILGSMTVEEIYKNRDKFSQEVQRVASQDLAKMGLVIVSFTIKDVRDKNGYLDSLGKPRIAQVKRDADIATAEAEKETRIKKAEAAKEAKRSELERATEIAEAEKTNQLKVADFRREQDIAKARADQAYDLESARSKQEVMEQEMQIKIIERQKQIELEEKEIQRRERQYDSEVKKKADADRYSVEQSAAADKAKQMAEAEANKYRIEAMAKAEAERIRLDGLAKAEAQKAQGSTEAEIIRLKGLAEAEAKVKIAEAFEQFGQAAILDMVIKMLPEYAKQVAAPLSNIDKITVVDTGGGSGENGGANKITSYATNLMASLQESLKASSGIDVKELIENYSGKGNVRKSIEELTDEVKKKTE, from the coding sequence ATGGAATTTAGCATTATCTGGGTTATTATCGGTATTGTCGCACTTATTCTTATTGCTTTAATTGGCGTGTTTATCACAAAGTATAGAACAGCTGGACCTGACGAGGCACTTATCATAACAGGTAGCTTCCTCGGTAACGGGAGTGTACATGTCGACGAATCAGGAAACAAAATCAAGATTATCCGCGGCGGAGGTAGCTTTATTTTACCAGTATTCCAACAAGCAAAGCCGATTAGCTTGCTTTCTAGTAAACTCGAGGTAACCACTCCAGAGGTCTATACAGAGCAAGGTGTGCCGGTTATGGCTGATGGTGTCGCAATTATTAAAATTGGCGGTTCTATTAGTGAAATCGCAACGGCTGCTGAACAGTTTCTTGGCAAGCCGAAGGAAGATCGTGAAAACGAAGCAAGGGAAGTTCTTGAAGGTCATTTACGGTCGATTCTTGGCTCTATGACAGTGGAAGAAATTTATAAAAACCGCGATAAGTTTTCGCAGGAGGTCCAAAGGGTAGCATCACAGGATCTAGCGAAAATGGGGTTAGTCATTGTCTCGTTCACTATTAAAGATGTTCGTGATAAAAATGGCTACCTTGACTCACTTGGTAAGCCGCGTATTGCGCAAGTAAAAAGGGATGCCGATATTGCTACGGCCGAGGCAGAGAAAGAAACACGGATTAAAAAAGCGGAAGCCGCTAAGGAAGCAAAACGCAGTGAACTAGAGCGCGCAACTGAAATCGCTGAAGCAGAGAAAACGAATCAGCTGAAAGTTGCTGATTTCCGCCGTGAGCAAGATATAGCCAAAGCCCGTGCCGACCAAGCGTATGATCTTGAAAGTGCACGTTCGAAGCAAGAGGTAATGGAGCAAGAAATGCAAATCAAGATCATCGAAAGACAAAAGCAAATCGAACTAGAAGAAAAAGAAATTCAGCGCCGTGAGCGCCAATATGATTCTGAAGTGAAGAAAAAGGCCGATGCAGACCGTTACTCTGTTGAGCAATCAGCAGCAGCGGATAAAGCGAAGCAAATGGCGGAAGCAGAAGCAAATAAATACCGGATCGAAGCAATGGCAAAGGCGGAAGCAGAACGAATCCGCCTCGACGGTTTGGCGAAAGCGGAAGCACAAAAGGCCCAGGGTTCAACCGAGGCAGAAATTATCCGCTTAAAAGGTTTGGCAGAAGCAGAAGCGAAAGTAAAAATCGCCGAAGCGTTCGAGCAATTCGGGCAAGCAGCGATCTTGGATATGGTTATTAAAATGCTTCCTGAATATGCAAAGCAAGTGGCTGCTCCATTATCTAATATCGATAAAATTACGGTCGTGGATACGGGCGGTGGCTCAGGTGAAAATGGCGGTGCCAATAAAATCACCAGCTACGCAACGAATCTAATGGCGAGCCTTCAGGAATCCTTAAAGGCATCAAGCGGCATCGATGTAAAAGAGTTGATTGAGAATTACTCAGGTAAAGGTAATGTGAGAAAAAGCATTGAGGAATTAACAGACGAAGTGAAAAAGAAGACCGAATAA
- a CDS encoding amino acid permease: protein MGKVNKLGFWVLTALVVGNMVGSGIFMLPRSLSESASPAGVIAAWLVTGLGVLMTALVFGNLAVRKPKLQGGPQIYAKDLFKQGSHASTLSGFMSTWGYWIGNLAGNVAMITTFAGYLSTFFPILTSQADWFTIGNFTLKVGNGLTFIVCSVLLWGTHTIILRGMESAGKLNFLATAAKVAGFILFIIVGLFAFEKSNMLPFMAERLDDAGHSISMMKQINNAAVNTLWAFIGVESAVVFASRARKQTDVKRATILGLFIALGIYVGISTLVMGMLDQNTLIHSDKPLIDAISTVLGPIGGKVLASVGLISLFGSTIGWLMLSAEVPYQAAKQGLFLPAFLKENKKGIPVFSMIVSNGLGQLFIFSTISKSISGAFDFVIVIATLSYLVPYFISSVYQLKLVVTGDTYNGDKSRITDGIIALLSTIYSVWVIIAGTADIKTFTYGMILLASGILFYGPMLKKKRANKAQQKAA from the coding sequence ATGGGGAAAGTAAATAAGTTAGGTTTTTGGGTGCTAACCGCACTGGTTGTTGGTAACATGGTTGGTTCGGGTATTTTTATGCTTCCACGTTCTTTATCAGAATCAGCAAGTCCTGCCGGCGTTATTGCTGCTTGGCTTGTAACTGGACTTGGTGTATTAATGACTGCGCTCGTGTTCGGAAACTTGGCGGTACGAAAACCTAAATTACAAGGCGGACCGCAAATTTATGCAAAAGACTTGTTTAAACAAGGTTCACATGCATCTACTTTATCAGGGTTTATGTCTACTTGGGGTTATTGGATCGGGAACTTAGCAGGGAACGTAGCCATGATTACTACCTTCGCTGGTTATTTATCTACCTTTTTCCCGATTTTAACAAGCCAGGCTGACTGGTTCACTATTGGTAACTTTACACTTAAGGTGGGGAATGGTTTAACCTTTATCGTTTGTTCCGTTCTATTATGGGGTACGCATACAATTATCCTCCGCGGGATGGAAAGTGCTGGTAAATTAAACTTTTTAGCTACTGCTGCTAAGGTTGCTGGATTTATCTTATTTATTATCGTTGGTTTGTTTGCTTTTGAAAAAAGTAATATGCTTCCATTCATGGCAGAAAGACTCGATGACGCTGGTCACTCGATTAGTATGATGAAGCAAATTAACAACGCAGCAGTTAATACCTTATGGGCATTTATTGGTGTGGAATCAGCAGTCGTTTTTGCCTCACGTGCGAGAAAACAGACAGACGTCAAACGTGCGACAATACTTGGATTATTTATTGCGCTTGGAATATACGTCGGAATCAGTACATTAGTGATGGGGATGTTAGACCAAAACACACTTATTCACTCGGATAAGCCATTAATTGATGCGATTTCTACTGTACTAGGACCAATTGGTGGGAAAGTGTTAGCATCAGTGGGACTAATCAGCTTATTTGGATCAACGATTGGTTGGTTAATGTTAAGTGCAGAGGTTCCGTATCAAGCAGCAAAACAGGGATTGTTCCTTCCAGCTTTCTTAAAAGAAAATAAAAAAGGCATACCAGTCTTTTCAATGATTGTTTCAAACGGTTTAGGTCAATTGTTCATTTTCTCTACGATTTCAAAATCAATCTCAGGTGCATTTGATTTTGTTATTGTCATTGCCACTTTATCGTATTTAGTTCCATACTTTATCTCGTCTGTCTATCAACTGAAATTAGTTGTTACAGGAGATACCTATAATGGGGATAAATCCAGAATCACAGATGGAATCATCGCTCTGCTTTCAACCATTTATTCGGTTTGGGTCATCATCGCAGGAACGGCGGATATTAAAACCTTTACCTACGGAATGATTCTTTTAGCAAGTGGAATCTTATTCTACGGACCAATGTTGAAAAAGAAAAGGGCGAATAAGGCCCAACAAAAGGCCGCATAA
- a CDS encoding spore germination protein, whose amino-acid sequence MSFSINIDYFKVNSINNNANINVGPTVQDSNTANSKQVGCTINFGDHCTIISKHVFQSVSKDFEVNK is encoded by the coding sequence ATGTCGTTTTCAATAAATATCGACTATTTCAAAGTAAATTCTATCAATAATAATGCAAATATTAATGTTGGGCCAACAGTTCAAGACAGTAATACGGCAAATAGTAAACAAGTTGGCTGTACGATTAACTTTGGTGACCACTGCACGATTATATCCAAACATGTATTTCAAAGTGTAAGCAAGGATTTTGAAGTAAACAAATAA
- the nadE gene encoding ammonia-dependent NAD(+) synthetase: MDLQAQIMKDLHVTPNIEPKEEIRKRIDFLKNYLLQTKAKGYVLGISGGQDSTLAGRLAQLAVEELRSEGKDALFIAVRLPYGLQKDEEDAQRSLAFIRADREHVFNIKTAVDEVQNEYNASIDGEPLRDYHKGNVKARMRMIAQYAIGGMEGLLVIGTDHAAEAVTGFYTKYGDGGADILPLTGLSKRQGKALLKELGADERLYLKVPTADLLDQKPGQADETELGITYDELDDYLEGKPVSKEVAEKVEKRYLMTEHKRQMPATMFDDWWK; the protein is encoded by the coding sequence ATGGATTTACAGGCACAAATTATGAAGGATTTACATGTTACTCCGAACATTGAACCAAAAGAGGAGATTCGTAAGAGAATCGACTTTTTGAAAAATTACCTGCTACAAACCAAGGCTAAGGGATATGTACTAGGGATTAGCGGTGGTCAAGATTCCACACTCGCAGGAAGATTGGCACAGTTGGCAGTGGAAGAATTGCGAAGTGAAGGAAAAGATGCTTTGTTTATTGCTGTTCGTCTTCCATATGGCTTGCAAAAAGATGAGGAGGATGCACAGCGTTCATTAGCCTTTATCCGTGCAGACCGTGAGCATGTTTTTAATATAAAAACAGCCGTGGACGAGGTTCAAAATGAGTATAATGCTAGCATTGATGGTGAGCCGTTACGTGATTACCATAAAGGAAATGTAAAAGCGAGAATGAGAATGATTGCCCAATATGCAATCGGTGGTATGGAGGGGCTGCTTGTTATTGGGACCGATCATGCAGCAGAAGCAGTGACTGGTTTTTATACAAAATATGGAGACGGCGGGGCGGACATCCTGCCATTGACTGGATTAAGTAAACGCCAAGGGAAGGCCTTGCTAAAGGAACTTGGTGCAGATGAGCGTCTCTATTTAAAAGTTCCAACGGCAGACCTCCTCGATCAAAAACCTGGTCAGGCAGATGAAACGGAATTAGGGATAACATATGATGAACTGGATGATTATCTAGAAGGAAAACCTGTCTCCAAAGAAGTGGCTGAAAAAGTGGAGAAACGATATCTCATGACGGAGCACAAGCGTCAGATGCCCGCTACTATGTTTGACGACTGGTGGAAATAA
- a CDS encoding cation diffusion facilitator family transporter, whose translation MGEIFQLLKRGNKSAMLAAIINSVISIIKGVAFMYTGNVAMFAETMHSLGDAANQFFVFIGSALSKKAPTEKYPNGFGRLVNLVLLGAVLIVGIMAFETIKEGYHHVVHPTESGGFAINIIVLAVATLLETFVLFKAMKEILHDIEVEASGLSVFGKSFANLSRAKPATKLVFMEDLVATLGGLLAIIAVVISHYTDLHQLEGIASMIIGAMMFFVVGKVFLDNAAGVIGQADEEMENKIGALVMADPDVKDIQGITVIKEGEDLHVELEIEVDPKLTVAAADDIKDRLEEKIMAEKGVVDVTIEIDEEDGVMTWKSKSELNPE comes from the coding sequence ATGGGAGAAATATTTCAATTATTAAAGCGTGGAAATAAGTCAGCCATGCTCGCAGCTATTATTAATTCGGTCATTTCAATTATTAAAGGTGTAGCCTTTATGTATACTGGCAATGTCGCGATGTTTGCTGAAACGATGCACAGTTTAGGGGATGCTGCCAATCAGTTCTTTGTTTTTATCGGCTCCGCTTTAAGTAAAAAGGCACCGACAGAAAAATATCCAAATGGATTTGGCCGTTTAGTCAATCTTGTCCTTTTAGGGGCTGTCCTAATCGTTGGAATCATGGCCTTTGAAACAATAAAAGAAGGCTATCACCATGTGGTACATCCAACCGAGTCTGGTGGTTTCGCCATTAATATTATCGTGCTTGCAGTTGCAACGCTTTTGGAAACGTTTGTCCTGTTTAAGGCGATGAAGGAAATATTGCATGATATTGAGGTGGAAGCAAGCGGTCTAAGTGTGTTTGGTAAAAGCTTTGCTAATTTGAGTAGAGCGAAGCCTGCCACAAAGCTTGTATTCATGGAGGATTTGGTTGCAACGTTGGGCGGTTTGTTAGCGATAATTGCGGTTGTAATTTCTCATTACACCGATTTGCACCAACTAGAGGGAATCGCTTCTATGATCATCGGGGCGATGATGTTTTTCGTGGTGGGTAAGGTGTTTTTAGATAATGCTGCAGGTGTCATAGGACAAGCAGATGAAGAGATGGAGAATAAAATAGGAGCACTTGTTATGGCTGACCCTGATGTAAAGGATATTCAAGGGATTACGGTCATCAAAGAGGGAGAAGACCTTCACGTTGAATTGGAAATTGAAGTGGACCCGAAATTAACGGTGGCAGCTGCCGATGATATTAAGGACCGTTTAGAAGAAAAAATCATGGCTGAAAAAGGCGTCGTGGATGTAACAATCGAGATTGATGAGGAAGATGGAGTCATGACCTGGAAGAGCAAGAGTGAATTAAATCCGGAGTAG
- a CDS encoding MASE3 domain-containing protein: MKITEGRFLIFSVLAIVLLMMIHVFQAQIAVFYNPANYVGFHTLLESFSIAASAAILLYGLKSFEKNQSSRMLLLSFTFLIVGTLDLLHTLSFKGMPYFFTESSVAKATWFWVCARTFQSLFILATLFIPERKLSRDYRPLTLLAGIIVALMIGFLIIYYEKNLPILMVEGKGTTLLKNGIEYGISFILFVTLIRTLYQYHLEKSEATLSLALAFVYLLLTELVFTIYQSVFDLDNFLGHIFKTLGFYFILKSFYFSNRKIAEEEEKNEEEPKMRRWI, translated from the coding sequence GTGAAAATAACGGAAGGGAGATTTCTAATCTTTTCGGTTTTGGCCATCGTTTTACTAATGATGATTCATGTGTTTCAAGCGCAAATTGCTGTCTTTTATAACCCCGCGAACTACGTTGGCTTTCATACGCTTTTAGAGAGCTTTAGCATCGCTGCTTCTGCAGCTATACTTTTGTATGGATTGAAAAGCTTTGAGAAGAATCAGTCCAGTCGGATGCTCCTCTTATCTTTTACATTCTTAATAGTAGGGACACTTGACCTGCTCCACACCTTATCCTTTAAAGGGATGCCTTATTTTTTTACTGAAAGCTCTGTCGCGAAAGCCACCTGGTTTTGGGTTTGTGCACGAACTTTTCAGTCATTATTCATTTTAGCTACCCTATTCATTCCTGAGCGAAAATTATCAAGGGATTACCGCCCGCTAACTTTACTAGCTGGAATAATTGTTGCACTAATGATCGGCTTCTTGATTATTTATTATGAAAAAAACTTGCCTATCCTTATGGTAGAAGGTAAAGGAACAACCCTTTTGAAAAATGGAATTGAATATGGGATTAGTTTTATTCTTTTTGTCACTTTAATTAGGACATTGTATCAATATCATCTAGAAAAAAGTGAAGCGACACTTTCGCTTGCTTTAGCATTTGTTTATTTACTGTTAACAGAGCTAGTTTTTACCATCTATCAAAGTGTATTTGATCTGGATAATTTTTTGGGCCATATTTTTAAAACACTTGGTTTCTATTTCATCTTAAAGAGTTTTTATTTTTCAAATCGGAAGATCGCTGAAGAGGAAGAAAAGAATGAAGAAGAGCCGAAAATGAGGAGATGGATATAA
- a CDS encoding HAMP domain-containing sensor histidine kinase yields the protein MNKISFKIGLLFFLAIFLLETISMFFLHNNIIHSRVHEELSALQTRGNNHREVLEASFHDETNRHIAMMEAQTDTQVILTKPDGSIYMSSNKVTDEMKQILRNTPKKIPHEGLILEDNWKNATYIASISPVVIDQQINGYVYMFQNTQKIKDLISGLNQHFLLAGLLSLLFMMIIIVFLTRVVTHPLIQMSEVTKRISKGDLSVSLPKLGKDEIGELGESIKVLASDLEILKNERNEFLASISHELRTPLTYIKGYADIARRKETNEQDRKHYLDIIHEESLKLSNLVKELFNLAKMDENTFSIEKEEVHLRPYFQGIIEKVSPALKEHHMNLFLDCPDDLYLSIDPIRFEQVILNLLDNARKYSEPHTKIRLGAKQISGKIHIRVQDEGKGIPVEDLPRIFERFYRVDKSRTRALGGSGLGLAIVKQLIEAHGGTVEVTSSPNEGTTFDIIL from the coding sequence ATGAATAAAATATCATTTAAAATAGGCTTGCTTTTCTTCTTAGCCATTTTTCTACTAGAAACGATTTCGATGTTCTTTTTGCATAATAATATTATTCATTCCCGCGTGCATGAGGAGCTGTCTGCGCTCCAGACCAGGGGAAATAACCATCGGGAAGTATTAGAGGCTTCATTTCATGATGAGACAAATAGACATATTGCTATGATGGAAGCCCAGACAGATACACAGGTAATCCTTACGAAACCAGATGGATCCATTTATATGTCGTCCAATAAAGTGACAGATGAAATGAAGCAAATTCTCCGTAATACACCGAAGAAGATACCACATGAAGGACTGATTTTAGAAGACAATTGGAAAAATGCGACGTATATTGCTTCAATTAGTCCTGTTGTCATTGATCAACAGATTAATGGCTATGTATACATGTTCCAAAATACACAAAAAATTAAAGACTTAATCTCCGGACTTAACCAGCATTTTCTACTTGCCGGACTGCTATCCCTTCTCTTTATGATGATTATCATTGTGTTTTTAACCCGAGTGGTCACACATCCGCTTATTCAAATGAGTGAGGTGACCAAACGAATCAGTAAAGGTGACCTCAGCGTCTCTTTGCCAAAGTTGGGGAAGGACGAAATAGGGGAACTGGGAGAATCCATTAAAGTCTTAGCGAGTGATCTAGAAATTTTAAAGAATGAACGAAATGAATTCCTGGCAAGTATCTCACACGAGCTGCGAACGCCGTTAACTTATATTAAGGGCTATGCAGATATTGCCCGACGTAAGGAAACGAATGAACAGGATCGGAAACACTATTTAGACATCATCCATGAAGAGTCACTGAAGTTATCCAACCTGGTGAAGGAACTATTTAATTTGGCTAAAATGGATGAAAATACGTTCTCTATTGAAAAAGAAGAGGTTCACTTACGTCCTTATTTCCAAGGAATCATTGAAAAAGTTTCTCCAGCACTGAAAGAACATCATATGAACCTTTTTCTTGATTGCCCGGATGATCTGTATTTATCGATTGATCCGATCCGATTTGAACAGGTCATTCTAAATCTGCTGGATAATGCGCGGAAATATTCTGAGCCTCATACCAAAATTAGACTTGGGGCGAAACAGATTAGTGGAAAAATTCATATACGAGTACAAGATGAAGGAAAAGGTATACCTGTAGAGGATTTACCTCGCATCTTTGAACGCTTCTATCGTGTGGATAAATCAAGAACCCGGGCACTTGGCGGCTCGGGGCTTGGACTAGCTATTGTAAAACAATTGATTGAGGCCCATGGTGGAACAGTGGAGGTAACAAGCAGCCCAAATGAAGGTACGACTTTTGACATAATCCTATAA
- a CDS encoding amino acid ABC transporter ATP-binding protein has product MISINGLYKQFGQLEVLKGIDLEVEKGKVVVVIGPSGSGKTTMLRCLNVLETPTKGIISIEGQSLDFSKAVAKKNISTFRRLTGMVFQNYNLFPHKTALENVMEGPVVVKGESKEAARKKALSLLEKVGLGDKVDYYPAQLSGGQQQRVGIARALAMEPEVMLFDEPTSALDPELVGEVLKVMKDLAAEGMTMIVVTHEMRFAREAADEVIFMDQGVVVERDKPEVIFTQPKEERTRKFLNMIQ; this is encoded by the coding sequence ATGATTTCAATTAATGGTCTATATAAACAGTTCGGTCAATTAGAAGTGTTAAAGGGAATTGACCTTGAGGTGGAGAAGGGAAAAGTGGTGGTTGTCATCGGGCCGTCCGGTTCCGGAAAGACGACTATGCTTCGCTGCTTGAATGTGCTGGAAACTCCTACAAAAGGTATTATTTCCATCGAAGGTCAGAGTCTTGATTTTTCAAAAGCAGTTGCGAAAAAAAATATTTCTACGTTCCGGCGATTAACCGGAATGGTGTTTCAAAATTATAATCTTTTCCCACATAAAACGGCCCTTGAGAACGTGATGGAAGGACCAGTGGTGGTAAAGGGTGAAAGTAAAGAGGCTGCTCGAAAAAAAGCCCTGTCACTATTAGAGAAGGTAGGACTTGGGGATAAGGTGGACTATTACCCTGCACAGCTTTCAGGCGGCCAGCAGCAGCGTGTTGGGATTGCCAGGGCGCTTGCAATGGAGCCTGAGGTGATGCTGTTTGATGAACCGACATCGGCGCTTGACCCTGAGCTTGTCGGTGAAGTTTTAAAAGTTATGAAGGATCTTGCCGCAGAAGGCATGACGATGATTGTAGTCACCCACGAAATGCGCTTTGCCCGTGAAGCGGCGGATGAGGTCATTTTTATGGACCAAGGTGTAGTGGTCGAAAGAGACAAGCCAGAGGTCATCTTCACCCAGCCAAAAGAAGAACGAACCAGGAAGTTTTTGAATATGATTCAGTAA
- a CDS encoding acyl-CoA thioesterase: protein MEAKTCNESRVVRTSRIFPNDVNNHNTLFGGKLISDIDMIASISAVRHSRAECVTASIDSVDFLSPITPKDSVCIETFVSYTGTSSMEIFVKVIAENLMSGDRKIAATAFLTFVALDDNGKPTKVPSIIPETEEEKKLFETGKDRAEKRKEHRKSSKELAGVFTTKKPWE, encoded by the coding sequence ATGGAAGCAAAGACTTGTAATGAATCTAGAGTAGTAAGAACGAGTAGAATTTTCCCTAATGATGTCAACAACCATAATACGTTATTTGGCGGTAAGTTAATCAGTGATATTGATATGATTGCTTCGATTTCAGCGGTTAGACATTCCCGGGCTGAATGCGTAACGGCGTCGATTGATTCGGTTGATTTCCTCAGTCCAATTACGCCGAAGGATTCCGTTTGCATTGAAACGTTTGTTTCCTATACAGGAACCTCGTCAATGGAAATTTTCGTCAAAGTTATCGCCGAAAATCTGATGTCAGGTGATAGAAAAATTGCAGCCACCGCCTTTTTAACGTTTGTTGCGTTAGATGACAATGGTAAGCCAACTAAGGTCCCTTCTATTATTCCTGAGACAGAGGAAGAGAAGAAGCTATTTGAAACGGGGAAAGATCGGGCGGAAAAGCGGAAAGAACATCGAAAGAGCAGTAAGGAACTGGCCGGGGTTTTTACAACCAAGAAGCCTTGGGAATAA
- a CDS encoding amino acid ABC transporter substrate-binding protein: MKKLTVLFALLLSFMFVLSACGKDENADKDKKDSDKKTAEKADGDLLKKIKADGTITIGTEGTYPPFTFHDTSGNLTGFDVELAQEVAKRLGVKAEFKETQWDAMFAGLDAKRFDMIANQVGIRPDRQEKYDFSDPYITSSAVLIVSKDNDKVKAFEDIKGLNSAQSLTSNYADMAKKLGANIVGVEGFQQAVELLAQKRVDVTINDKLTFLDFKKSKPDAPVKVAATSDDASTSGFMFRKKSGSLVDEVNKALKDIVDDGTYKKISEKWFGEDVLK; this comes from the coding sequence TTGAAAAAGTTAACTGTACTATTTGCACTTTTATTAAGCTTCATGTTTGTACTATCAGCATGTGGTAAAGACGAGAATGCTGATAAAGATAAAAAGGATTCAGATAAAAAGACAGCTGAAAAAGCTGATGGGGACTTATTGAAAAAAATAAAAGCTGATGGAACGATTACTATTGGTACTGAGGGTACATATCCACCATTTACCTTTCATGATACAAGTGGAAACTTAACTGGATTTGATGTGGAGCTTGCACAAGAAGTCGCTAAGCGTCTGGGTGTTAAGGCTGAATTCAAAGAAACACAGTGGGATGCGATGTTCGCCGGACTGGATGCCAAGCGTTTTGATATGATTGCAAACCAGGTAGGAATTCGTCCTGACCGTCAGGAAAAGTATGATTTCTCTGATCCGTACATTACGTCATCTGCTGTATTAATTGTAAGCAAGGACAATGATAAGGTAAAAGCCTTTGAAGACATTAAAGGATTAAACTCTGCCCAGTCCTTGACAAGTAACTATGCAGATATGGCGAAAAAACTGGGAGCTAATATCGTTGGTGTAGAAGGCTTCCAACAAGCGGTTGAACTGCTTGCTCAAAAACGTGTCGATGTAACTATCAATGATAAACTAACATTCTTAGACTTTAAAAAGAGTAAGCCAGATGCACCGGTTAAGGTCGCTGCTACTAGTGATGATGCTTCAACTAGCGGATTTATGTTTAGAAAGAAAAGCGGCTCGCTTGTGGATGAAGTGAATAAGGCATTAAAAGATATCGTCGATGATGGTACGTATAAAAAAATCTCAGAGAAATGGTTTGGTGAAGATGTACTTAAATAG
- a CDS encoding amino acid ABC transporter permease: MYLNSIFTDPERAQKLFEIAKNSLQPMLEGAILNTIPLTIVSFICGIILAVLTALARISHVRVLQIIARVYVSAIRGTPLLVQLFIIFYGLPNLGVTLDPFISAVIGFSLSVGAYASEIIRAAILSIPKGQWEAGYSIGMSYTQALRRIILPQAAKVSIPPLSNTFISLVKDTSLASLVLVTEMFRRAQEIASTNYEFLLVYSEAALLYWVICFFLSVLQGFMERRLDRYGA, translated from the coding sequence ATGTACTTAAATAGTATTTTTACTGACCCAGAAAGAGCACAAAAGTTATTTGAGATAGCAAAAAATTCCCTCCAGCCGATGCTGGAGGGAGCTATTTTAAATACGATACCGTTGACTATTGTTAGCTTTATTTGCGGTATAATCTTGGCTGTGCTGACAGCGTTAGCTAGGATTTCTCATGTAAGGGTATTGCAAATTATTGCTAGAGTCTATGTTTCAGCGATTCGAGGAACACCGTTGTTAGTGCAATTATTTATTATTTTTTACGGGCTTCCTAATCTTGGTGTTACCCTTGATCCTTTTATTTCTGCGGTCATTGGATTTTCACTTAGTGTAGGGGCATATGCATCAGAAATCATCCGTGCAGCTATTCTTTCTATTCCGAAAGGACAGTGGGAAGCGGGATATTCCATTGGTATGTCTTATACGCAAGCATTAAGAAGAATTATTCTTCCACAGGCAGCCAAAGTTTCCATTCCGCCCTTATCGAATACCTTTATCAGTCTTGTAAAAGATACATCACTTGCTTCACTTGTGCTTGTAACTGAGATGTTTCGCCGGGCTCAGGAGATTGCTTCAACCAATTATGAATTTTTATTGGTCTATTCCGAAGCGGCACTCCTCTATTGGGTCATTTGCTTTTTCCTATCCGTCCTTCAAGGTTTTATGGAAAGAAGACTGGACCGATATGGAGCATAG
- a CDS encoding NfeD family protein produces MPLEPFSIPLETIYLYGLIISGVLTVVYVLFADVFHFHGAGDGGLHFLNPVLIFAFITILSASGYLFEKLSSLHYLLILGISAVAAFMIVTLLNVFVLVPLSSAEESLVYKDSDLRGRIGTVITPIPVDGFGEVMIDSTSGRIAKPASSFDGEQIPNGTTVLVVQVKNGVLEVTVHQELESFI; encoded by the coding sequence ATGCCTTTGGAACCTTTTAGCATTCCTTTAGAGACGATTTATTTGTATGGCTTAATCATTTCGGGTGTATTAACTGTTGTGTATGTCTTGTTTGCGGATGTGTTTCATTTCCACGGAGCAGGCGATGGGGGACTTCATTTTCTCAATCCTGTCTTGATCTTTGCCTTTATCACGATCTTATCAGCAAGCGGTTATTTGTTTGAAAAGCTATCATCTCTACATTATTTACTGATTTTGGGAATATCTGCAGTTGCCGCTTTTATGATCGTCACCTTATTAAATGTATTTGTACTCGTACCTTTATCCTCTGCGGAGGAGTCTCTGGTCTACAAAGATTCAGATTTAAGGGGACGAATAGGGACCGTGATCACACCTATCCCTGTGGATGGCTTTGGGGAAGTAATGATTGATAGCACAAGTGGAAGAATTGCCAAACCGGCATCAAGCTTTGATGGAGAGCAAATCCCGAATGGCACAACTGTACTTGTCGTGCAGGTGAAAAATGGGGTACTTGAAGTCACTGTTCATCAAGAATTAGAGAGTTTTATTTAG